The bacterium (Candidatus Blackallbacteria) CG13_big_fil_rev_8_21_14_2_50_49_14 region ATCGAAGATATCACGATAGGAGAAGGCCCTGGGGCAGAGGCAGGAGATTTCATCCGGGTACACTATATTGGCAAACTTGAAAATGGGAAGGTATTCGATAACTCCTACGAACGAAGCCACCCACTTGAATTTCAGCTGGGGTCTGGTGAAGTCATTCAAGGCTGGGATCTGGGCATGGAAGGTCTTCAAGCCAAGGGTAAGCGCAAATTGACCATTCCCCCGGCTCTGGGGTATGGAAAACGGGATATGGGAGAAATACCCCCCCATTCAACCTTGATCTTTGAGGTCGAACTGGTCGAAATTCTGAGTTTTTAAGCATCAAGTTGAACAATAGCTTTTTCAAAGCTGACACAATGAGCAGGAAAATGCTCAGAGCCGTTATTCGACTCCCATGGGTCTTTCCTGCTTTTTATTCAACTTAGATTCTAACCAGAGGATTAAAACGGCACCTAAAGTATAGCTCAGAATATCCAGCCAATCGAAGGTTGTGCCAATCAGAACTCGCACCCAAAAAAATTTCTCAAGGCGCAAAAGCCCAACCAAATTCAGGGCCTGTAAAAACTCTACCCCACAGGCAAACCCCCACACGCCCCAGAGAATGTTTTGGTATTTCACGCTTAGAAAACTTTGAAAAAAGCAATACATCAGAAAAACAACCAACATATCTCCTAAAAAGGGACGCACAAAATCATCGTGAACAAAAACAGCGATCAAGAATTCGATCCATAAGATTGCCCCAAAACTCAAAAAGTAAAAGGACTTAAATTTGAATTTCATGCTGTAAATCTTTATTCCTTCTTTCAACTATACGCTCAGAACACAATCCCGGCGACACGCATAGAGTTTAAGCAAAGTGCGCCAAAAGTTCTCGATTTGTGGGAAAGCGATCGATTAATTTTTGCAGGTTTTTCATCGCGGCGACGGGCTCTGAACGGTTTCCGCTTAAATAAGCGCGCAAAGCCTGACGGGAGACATTTTCACTGTCTGAAAAAAAGAGTTCCTCCCGCCGTGTACTGCTCTTAAACAGATCAAGCGCAGGATAAATTCTCTGCTGGGCCAATTCTTTGGATAGCACCAGTTCCATATTGCCAGTCCCCTTAAATTCCTCAAAAATAATGGAGTCCATTAAACTGCCTGTATCCACAAGAATCGTGGCAAGGATCGTAATCGATCCCTGCCCCTCCACATTCCGGGCTGCCCCAAAGATTTTACGTGGTAGCGTCAGGGCCGAAGCACTTAGGCCCCCCGACAGGGTTCGGCCTTTGTCTAGATTCTGTGTTTGAAAAGCACGGGTTAAGCGGGTCAAGGAATCTAATAGGATCAAGACATGCTGCCCTGCTGCCGCAGCAGCGAAAGCTCTGGGCATCATTTCTGCAACCACGGCCTGGTGCTGCTCAGCTGGCT contains the following coding sequences:
- a CDS encoding DUF2809 domain-containing protein, producing the protein MKFKFKSFYFLSFGAILWIEFLIAVFVHDDFVRPFLGDMLVVFLMYCFFQSFLSVKYQNILWGVWGFACGVEFLQALNLVGLLRLEKFFWVRVLIGTTFDWLDILSYTLGAVLILWLESKLNKKQERPMGVE
- a CDS encoding peptidylprolyl isomerase, whose amino-acid sequence is MPSSNKVKIEDITIGEGPGAEAGDFIRVHYIGKLENGKVFDNSYERSHPLEFQLGSGEVIQGWDLGMEGLQAKGKRKLTIPPALGYGKRDMGEIPPHSTLIFEVELVEILSF
- a CDS encoding transcription termination factor Rho, coding for MNQPFNNPPGGGAEASFLAGSALYPAPQICLERGSSSFAARALDLICPIGRGQRGLLVASPGLGKTTLLQEVCRAVAKGYPEMQIYCLLIDERPEEVTDFRRNASGAVYASSLDQPAEQHQAVVAEMMPRAFAAAAAGQHVLILLDSLTRLTRAFQTQNLDKGRTLSGGLSASALTLPRKIFGAARNVEGQGSITILATILVDTGSLMDSIIFEEFKGTGNMELVLSKELAQQRIYPALDLFKSSTRREELFFSDSENVSRQALRAYLSGNRSEPVAAMKNLQKLIDRFPTNRELLAHFA